The following are from one region of the Bacillus thuringiensis genome:
- a CDS encoding thioesterase II family protein, translating into MRKLMKDLSPGLNSNKYLVCVPYAGGYSNSFLPLKNYLPKDIKLISFDPPGHGPNLSPLVDNIDDLVNLYLMEMQPILEGEVTLFGHSMGGIIVHRMAQILESKGINPKNVIISAMNPPEIRRKTNHLDDKDFIDYIKSLGGLPDEVLQHQELLNYILPVIRSDFRAIENYINDDTTLLKAPLYIISGTTDSNYTVKGAKKWVEWGNEVHFLTVTGGHMFLLHQADIVGELIMKILDRVKSVK; encoded by the coding sequence TTGAGAAAATTAATGAAAGATTTATCGCCAGGATTGAATAGTAACAAATATTTGGTTTGTGTTCCTTATGCTGGGGGCTATTCGAATTCTTTTTTACCTTTAAAGAATTATTTACCGAAAGATATAAAACTTATTTCATTTGATCCTCCAGGCCATGGTCCTAATCTTTCTCCACTAGTTGATAACATAGATGATCTTGTTAATTTATATTTAATGGAGATGCAACCAATTTTAGAGGGAGAGGTTACATTATTTGGCCATAGCATGGGAGGAATTATAGTTCACCGTATGGCTCAAATTTTAGAAAGTAAGGGCATAAATCCTAAAAATGTTATTATCTCTGCTATGAATCCACCGGAAATAAGAAGAAAAACAAATCATTTAGATGATAAAGACTTTATAGATTATATAAAGTCTTTGGGAGGATTACCGGATGAAGTATTACAACATCAGGAGCTTTTAAACTATATCCTTCCAGTTATTCGATCAGACTTTCGTGCCATTGAGAATTATATAAATGATGACACAACATTGTTGAAAGCGCCCCTATACATTATTAGTGGAACAACAGACTCCAATTATACAGTAAAAGGGGCTAAGAAGTGGGTAGAATGGGGCAATGAGGTTCATTTTCTAACAGTGACTGGTGGTCATATGTTTTTAC